Proteins co-encoded in one Polaromonas vacuolata genomic window:
- a CDS encoding Re/Si-specific NAD(P)(+) transhydrogenase subunit alpha yields the protein MLIGVPAEINDGETRVAITPETAKKLIALGHTIRVQVGAGVAASVTDAAYVAIGAEVTDAAGAYAADIVLKVRCPLESEIGLARAGSVIVGMLNPFDADGLKRLAAAQLTSFSLEAAPRTSRAQSMDVLSSQANIAGYKAVIMASESYKRFFPMLMTAAGTVKAARVVVLGVGVAGLQAIATAKRLGAVIEASDVRPSVKEQVESLGGKFIEVAYETDEEREAAVGVGGYAKPMPASWLARQKIEVAKRVAQADVVITTALIPGRPAPELVSEEMVKSMKPGSVIVDLAAPQGGNCPLTEPGKVVVKHGVTLIGHTNVAALVAADASALYARNLFDFLKLIITKEGELKIDMEDDIVAACLMTQAGKVTRA from the coding sequence ATGCTGATTGGGGTACCTGCCGAAATTAATGATGGTGAAACACGTGTTGCCATCACGCCTGAAACCGCCAAAAAACTCATCGCTTTGGGGCATACCATACGGGTCCAAGTCGGTGCCGGTGTGGCTGCCAGCGTTACCGATGCAGCTTATGTGGCGATTGGTGCAGAAGTGACTGATGCGGCTGGCGCCTATGCTGCCGACATCGTGCTTAAAGTGCGCTGCCCGCTCGAGAGCGAAATTGGCTTAGCCCGCGCTGGTAGCGTAATTGTTGGCATGCTCAATCCCTTTGACGCCGATGGCCTTAAGCGTCTTGCAGCTGCACAATTGACTTCCTTTTCTTTAGAAGCCGCGCCGCGTACCAGCCGCGCGCAAAGCATGGACGTGCTGTCCTCGCAAGCCAATATCGCCGGCTACAAGGCCGTGATCATGGCTTCTGAGAGCTATAAGCGCTTTTTCCCCATGTTGATGACGGCAGCCGGCACAGTTAAAGCCGCCCGGGTTGTGGTTCTGGGCGTTGGCGTTGCTGGTTTGCAAGCCATTGCTACCGCCAAGCGTTTAGGCGCTGTGATTGAAGCCAGTGATGTGCGCCCTAGCGTGAAAGAACAAGTGGAGTCGCTAGGCGGGAAATTTATAGAAGTGGCCTACGAGACCGACGAAGAGCGCGAAGCCGCCGTCGGCGTGGGCGGCTACGCCAAGCCCATGCCAGCGAGCTGGCTGGCACGCCAGAAAATCGAAGTCGCCAAGCGCGTGGCGCAGGCTGATGTGGTGATCACCACCGCTTTGATCCCCGGTCGCCCAGCGCCTGAGTTGGTAAGCGAAGAGATGGTCAAGTCCATGAAACCGGGCAGCGTGATTGTTGACCTAGCCGCACCTCAAGGCGGCAACTGCCCGCTGACCGAACCTGGCAAAGTCGTGGTCAAGCATGGCGTGACGTTGATTGGCCACACCAATGTGGCAGCCCTAGTGGCGGCGGATGCCAGCGCGCTGTATGCCCGCAATCTGTTTGACTTCCTCAAGCTCATCATCACCAAGGAAGGTGAGCTCAAGATCGACATGGAAGACGACATCGTTGCGGCTTGTCTGATGACGCAAGCCGGTAAAGTCACTCGCGCTTAA
- a CDS encoding NAD(P) transhydrogenase subunit alpha produces MEVTHTITNLIIFVLAIYVGYHVVWTVTPALHTPLMAVTNAISAIVIVGAMLAAALTETTLGRTMGILAVVLAAVNVFGGFLVTRRMLEMFRKKEKKAPAADAGKGASK; encoded by the coding sequence ATGGAAGTCACACACACCATTACCAACCTCATCATCTTCGTGTTGGCCATATACGTTGGCTACCACGTGGTGTGGACGGTCACGCCGGCCTTGCACACGCCTTTGATGGCTGTTACCAATGCCATTTCCGCCATCGTGATCGTGGGCGCCATGCTGGCCGCTGCGCTGACCGAAACCACCTTGGGCCGCACTATGGGCATATTGGCTGTGGTGTTGGCTGCGGTCAACGTCTTCGGCGGCTTTTTGGTCACGCGCCGAATGCTGGAGATGTTCCGTAAAAAGGAAAAGAAAGCGCCTGCAGCTGATGCTGGCAAGGGAGCGTCCAAATGA
- a CDS encoding NAD(P)(+) transhydrogenase (Re/Si-specific) subunit beta, with protein sequence MSMNIVTLLYLVASVFFIQALKGLSHPTTSLRGNLFGMTGMLIAILTTAALIVETAGGKAFGMVYVLGALVVGGGAGTIMAKRVEMTKMPELVAFMHSMIGLAAVFIAVAAVAEPYAFGIVAKGLEIPAGNRLELFLGAAIGAVTFSGSVIAFGKLSGKYKFRLFQGAPVTFPGQHKINLVLGLLLLGLGLTFMLTGSWTAFFAMLALAFVMGVLIIIPIGGADMPVVVSMLNSYSGWAAAGIGFSLNNAMLIIAGSLVGSSGAILSYIMCKAMNRSFFNVILGGFGGEAGQAPAAGDVAKRNVKSGSADDAAFILSNAETVIIVPGYGLAVARAQHSVKELAQKLTDRGITVKYAIHPVAGRMPGHMNVLLAEAEVPYDQVFEMEDINPEFGQADVAIILGANDVVNPAAHVKGSAIYGMPILEAFKAKTVIVNKRSMAAGYAGLDNELFYMDKTMMVFGDAKKVIEDMGKAIE encoded by the coding sequence ATGAGCATGAATATCGTCACGCTGCTGTACTTGGTAGCTTCGGTCTTTTTCATCCAAGCCCTCAAAGGTTTGTCGCACCCCACCACCTCGCTGCGGGGTAATTTATTCGGCATGACCGGCATGTTAATTGCCATCCTCACCACCGCGGCCCTCATCGTCGAGACCGCAGGCGGCAAGGCTTTTGGTATGGTGTACGTGCTCGGTGCGTTGGTTGTGGGCGGCGGCGCTGGCACCATCATGGCCAAACGCGTCGAGATGACCAAGATGCCCGAGTTGGTGGCTTTCATGCACAGCATGATTGGTCTGGCAGCGGTCTTTATCGCAGTAGCTGCGGTAGCTGAGCCCTATGCGTTCGGAATTGTTGCAAAGGGTCTAGAGATTCCCGCTGGTAACCGGCTGGAACTGTTTCTGGGCGCAGCTATTGGTGCTGTCACCTTTAGCGGTTCTGTGATTGCCTTTGGCAAGCTCAGCGGCAAGTACAAATTCAGATTGTTCCAAGGTGCGCCGGTGACTTTCCCTGGCCAGCACAAGATCAATTTGGTTCTTGGCTTATTGCTGTTGGGTCTGGGTTTGACTTTCATGTTGACCGGTAGCTGGACTGCATTTTTTGCGATGTTGGCGCTGGCCTTTGTGATGGGCGTGCTCATCATTATCCCGATTGGCGGCGCTGATATGCCCGTCGTTGTGTCCATGCTGAATAGCTATTCTGGTTGGGCTGCAGCTGGCATTGGTTTCTCGCTTAACAACGCCATGCTCATCATTGCGGGCTCGTTGGTAGGCTCTTCCGGCGCTATCTTGTCCTACATCATGTGCAAGGCCATGAACCGGTCTTTCTTTAACGTGATTCTGGGTGGCTTTGGCGGCGAAGCGGGGCAAGCACCAGCGGCTGGTGATGTGGCCAAGCGCAACGTCAAGTCGGGTTCTGCAGACGACGCCGCCTTCATTTTGAGCAATGCGGAAACCGTCATTATTGTGCCGGGCTATGGTCTGGCTGTGGCGCGGGCTCAGCATTCGGTTAAAGAGTTGGCACAAAAACTCACAGACCGCGGCATTACCGTTAAGTACGCCATCCACCCGGTGGCTGGTCGTATGCCTGGCCATATGAACGTGCTCTTGGCCGAGGCTGAAGTGCCTTATGACCAAGTCTTTGAGATGGAAGACATCAACCCAGAATTCGGTCAGGCCGACGTGGCAATTATTCTGGGCGCTAACGACGTGGTTAACCCAGCCGCGCATGTCAAAGGCAGTGCCATTTACGGTATGCCGATTCTTGAGGCCTTCAAGGCCAAGACTGTGATTGTTAACAAGCGTTCCATGGCAGCTGGTTACGCCGGTCTAGACAATGAATTGTTCTACATGGACAAGACCATGATGGTCTTTGGTGATGCGAAAAAAGTCATCGAGGACATGGGTAAAGCAATCGAGTAG
- a CDS encoding long-chain-fatty-acid--CoA ligase, with protein MIQTTAERSWLNAYPEGVPADIDVTQYSSLVGLMEESFSQHRDSVAYSFLGKDIHFGQVDQLSTAFGAYLQGLGLAKGERVAIMLPNVPQYPIAVAAILRAGYVVVNVNPLYTPRELEHQLKDSGAKVIVIIENFARTLEQCIGNTPVKHIVLCSMGDQLGLLKGALVNYMVRKVKKLVPAFRLPGAVRFKDAVARGSRSALRRPAIRADDVAVLQYTGGTTGVSKGAVLLHSNVIANVLQSEAWNQPAMSSLAGGVQPVYVCALPLYHIFAFTVNMMLGMRSGGKNILIPNPRDLSAVLKELSKHQVHTFPAVNTLFNGLANHADFNSVDWSHLKVSLGGGMAVQSAVAKLWLDKTGCAICEGYGLSETSPSASCNPTNSKTFTGTIGVPLPSTWMKLVDDEGREVAQGEAGEIAIKGPQVMAGYWQRPDETAKVMTADGYFKSGDIGVQDVNGFFRIVDRKKDMILVSGFNVYPNEIEDVVGKLAGVMECACVGVADEKTGEAVKLVIVKKNPELTEAIVREYCKANLTGYKQPRVIEFRNDLPKTPVGKILRRELRDKK; from the coding sequence ATGATTCAAACTACCGCAGAGCGCTCTTGGCTTAATGCATACCCTGAAGGCGTACCTGCTGACATAGACGTCACGCAGTACTCTTCGCTAGTCGGATTGATGGAGGAGAGCTTTTCCCAACACCGGGACAGTGTTGCCTACAGCTTTCTGGGCAAAGACATACATTTCGGTCAAGTCGACCAACTCTCGACAGCCTTTGGCGCTTACCTACAGGGTCTAGGGCTGGCCAAGGGCGAGCGTGTCGCCATCATGCTGCCCAATGTGCCGCAATACCCCATTGCCGTGGCAGCCATCTTGCGTGCTGGCTATGTAGTCGTCAATGTCAACCCGCTGTATACGCCGCGTGAGCTGGAACATCAACTCAAAGACTCAGGCGCTAAAGTCATAGTCATCATTGAAAATTTTGCCCGTACGCTAGAGCAGTGCATTGGCAACACCCCAGTCAAACACATTGTTTTGTGTTCCATGGGTGACCAGCTTGGCCTGCTGAAAGGCGCCCTAGTTAACTACATGGTGCGTAAAGTCAAAAAGCTGGTGCCGGCTTTTCGTTTGCCTGGGGCGGTGCGCTTTAAGGATGCAGTAGCGCGTGGCTCGCGTTCGGCCTTGCGGCGTCCGGCCATCCGCGCCGACGATGTCGCTGTGCTGCAGTACACCGGCGGCACGACCGGCGTGTCCAAGGGTGCGGTGCTGCTGCACAGCAATGTGATTGCCAATGTGCTTCAGTCAGAAGCGTGGAATCAGCCCGCTATGAGTAGCTTGGCGGGCGGTGTGCAGCCGGTCTATGTCTGCGCCTTGCCGCTTTATCATATTTTTGCGTTCACGGTAAACATGATGTTAGGCATGCGCTCTGGCGGTAAGAACATACTCATTCCTAATCCGCGTGACTTAAGCGCAGTACTCAAGGAGCTGTCTAAGCACCAAGTGCACACCTTTCCGGCGGTCAATACCTTGTTTAATGGCTTGGCCAATCATGCGGATTTCAACAGCGTTGATTGGTCACATTTGAAGGTTTCTCTGGGCGGCGGCATGGCGGTGCAAAGCGCTGTGGCCAAGCTTTGGTTGGATAAGACGGGCTGCGCCATTTGCGAGGGTTATGGTCTGTCTGAGACTTCGCCATCGGCCAGTTGCAACCCGACCAATAGCAAAACTTTTACCGGCACGATAGGTGTGCCTTTACCCAGCACTTGGATGAAACTGGTTGATGACGAAGGCCGCGAGGTGGCCCAAGGCGAGGCTGGCGAGATTGCCATCAAGGGCCCGCAAGTCATGGCGGGTTATTGGCAGCGTCCAGATGAGACTGCAAAGGTCATGACGGCCGACGGTTACTTCAAGTCTGGCGATATCGGTGTGCAGGATGTGAATGGTTTCTTCAGAATCGTTGACCGCAAAAAAGACATGATTTTGGTCAGCGGCTTTAATGTCTATCCCAATGAAATCGAAGATGTAGTGGGTAAACTCGCCGGCGTAATGGAGTGCGCCTGCGTCGGTGTGGCCGATGAAAAGACTGGTGAGGCCGTCAAATTAGTGATCGTTAAAAAGAATCCTGAGCTGACCGAGGCAATAGTGCGTGAGTATTGCAAGGCCAATTTGACCGGCTACAAACAACCCCGAGTGATTGAGTTCCGCAACGATTTACCCAAGACACCAGTAGGGAAAATTCTCCGGCGTGAACTGCGAGATAAGAAATAA
- a CDS encoding 5'-methylthioadenosine/adenosylhomocysteine nucleosidase, protein MSTTAILSALPEEQQGLIALLHQPIKTLYAGREFWQGHLHGQPVLLALSGIGKVAAATTATVLIAHFGVSRIVFTGVAGGLGEGVQVGDVVVAHDFMQHDMDVSPLFPRYLVPLHGKTCFAADGALTAELFAAAQSALVQLNASLSTWAFPSARVHRGLVASGDRFVSGRQEAQDLRDRLQAAGHAVLAVEMEGAAIAQVCHDYQLPFASVRTISDRADDAAHLDFSYFVSQVASVYARTVIEKLLLNSKAMPQS, encoded by the coding sequence GTGAGTACCACTGCCATTCTCAGTGCACTGCCCGAAGAGCAGCAAGGCCTGATCGCGCTGTTGCACCAGCCAATCAAAACCTTGTATGCGGGCCGCGAATTCTGGCAAGGCCATCTGCATGGTCAGCCAGTGTTGTTGGCGCTCTCAGGCATAGGCAAGGTTGCTGCGGCTACTACTGCAACTGTGTTGATTGCGCATTTTGGCGTCTCGCGGATTGTTTTTACCGGCGTAGCTGGCGGATTGGGTGAGGGCGTGCAAGTCGGTGATGTGGTGGTCGCCCATGACTTTATGCAGCACGACATGGACGTCTCCCCACTCTTTCCCCGTTACCTAGTGCCCTTGCATGGCAAGACTTGCTTTGCAGCTGACGGGGCGCTAACTGCTGAGCTATTCGCGGCAGCGCAGTCAGCATTGGTCCAGCTCAATGCTAGCTTGTCTACTTGGGCTTTTCCGAGTGCGCGCGTACACCGAGGGCTAGTCGCCAGCGGTGACCGTTTTGTCTCGGGTCGGCAAGAGGCGCAGGATTTGCGTGACCGATTGCAGGCCGCAGGTCACGCCGTGCTGGCCGTCGAAATGGAGGGCGCTGCGATTGCCCAGGTTTGCCACGATTACCAGTTGCCGTTTGCATCGGTGCGGACTATTTCAGACCGTGCTGATGATGCCGCACATCTGGATTTTTCGTATTTTGTGAGTCAGGTGGCCAGTGTTTATGCGCGCACTGTGATTGAAAAACTATTGCTCAATTCCAAGGCAATGCCGCAATCATGA
- the corA gene encoding magnesium/cobalt transporter CorA, with protein sequence MLNIFTLANGRLFQEEIESLEELSKFQPIWVDLESPTPEEKRWIKQYYGLSIPEDAMDEDIEESARFYEEDNGELHIRSDFLIADADEPRTVRVAFILNLVNDDLKSKGVLFSIHDEDVPVFRLLRMRARRAPGLIEDAKEVLLKLFDADAEYSADTLEGVYVKLEKVSAQVLSGDLSDALASEVLGSIARHEDLNGRIRRNMMDTRRAVSFMMRSKMLNAEQFEEARQILRDIDSLDSHTAFLFDKINFLMDATVGFININQNKIIKIFSVASVALLPPTLIASVYGMNFKFFPELEWTFGYPYAISLMLASALVPMYYFRRRGWLK encoded by the coding sequence ATGCTCAATATTTTCACGCTCGCCAACGGCAGGCTTTTCCAAGAAGAAATCGAATCTCTAGAGGAACTCTCCAAATTCCAACCTATTTGGGTTGATCTCGAATCGCCCACACCGGAAGAAAAACGTTGGATAAAACAGTACTACGGACTGTCGATTCCGGAAGACGCCATGGACGAGGACATCGAGGAATCCGCGCGTTTTTATGAAGAAGATAACGGCGAGCTACATATTCGTTCTGACTTTTTAATCGCCGACGCGGACGAGCCGCGTACGGTACGCGTGGCTTTTATCCTCAACTTAGTCAACGACGACCTCAAAAGCAAAGGTGTGCTGTTTTCCATACACGACGAAGACGTACCGGTATTTCGGCTGCTGAGGATGCGTGCCCGCCGCGCACCCGGCCTGATCGAGGATGCCAAGGAGGTGCTGCTCAAGTTATTCGACGCAGACGCGGAATACTCTGCGGACACGCTAGAAGGGGTTTACGTCAAGCTCGAAAAAGTCAGCGCCCAAGTGCTCTCGGGCGACCTGAGTGATGCGCTGGCCAGCGAGGTGCTGGGCTCGATTGCACGCCACGAAGATTTGAATGGCCGCATACGTCGCAACATGATGGATACGCGGCGAGCGGTGAGTTTTATGATGCGCAGCAAAATGCTTAACGCCGAACAATTCGAAGAAGCTAGGCAAATTCTGCGCGACATTGATTCACTAGACTCACACACCGCATTTTTATTCGACAAGATAAATTTCTTGATGGATGCCACGGTTGGTTTTATTAATATCAACCAAAACAAGATCATCAAAATTTTCTCGGTTGCCAGCGTCGCGTTATTACCGCCAACCTTGATCGCCAGCGTTTACGGCATGAACTTTAAGTTTTTCCCAGAGTTGGAATGGACTTTCGGCTACCCCTACGCCATCAGCTTGATGCTGGCCAGCGCATTGGTGCCTATGTATTATTTCCGTCGCAGGGGATGGCTTAAATAG
- a CDS encoding patatin-like phospholipase family protein: MPRAIPISTSVTDNKDHTYALVLMGGGARTAYQAGVLRALGSMLSLAGGLWPDQQTFPFKILVGTSAGALNAAYLASHAIKGLNAFGLLANFWAELRSDQVYHLDVPRWIRSSRIAAALFLSQHVRRQQAFLNNTPLVDTLHRAISLPDIEQALHDKTLHALAVAASSYTSGVHWTFCQTALGKPLTNWSRPGRRTEFQHITIEHLMASSALPFIFPSTPLWVDEHREYFGDGSMRQSSPLSPAIHLGASRVLVIGVGQPERAGLAGAADNSGNRPTLGAIAGHAMASVFQDTLQADVEQAQRMSKTLNQLPREIAAMLPYKPVEVMSISPSRSLDAMAQQHVGELHPATYNALSGLGALGSKASPGGAALASYLLFEPGFVKDLIALGERDAYARKSELLTFFGFGSDAAANGAMHF, from the coding sequence ATGCCACGTGCAATACCTATCTCCACATCCGTAACGGACAACAAAGACCACACCTATGCGCTGGTACTGATGGGCGGCGGTGCACGTACCGCTTATCAGGCAGGCGTGCTGCGCGCACTAGGTAGCATGCTGTCTCTGGCTGGCGGCCTCTGGCCAGACCAGCAAACCTTTCCTTTCAAAATTCTGGTCGGCACTTCAGCCGGCGCACTTAATGCGGCCTATCTGGCCAGCCATGCCATCAAGGGTCTCAACGCTTTTGGCCTGCTGGCCAATTTCTGGGCTGAACTGCGCTCAGATCAGGTCTACCACCTTGACGTGCCGCGATGGATACGCTCTAGCCGCATCGCCGCCGCGTTATTTTTATCCCAACATGTACGCAGGCAGCAAGCTTTTCTGAACAATACGCCTTTAGTCGATACCCTGCACCGCGCTATTTCCTTGCCCGATATCGAGCAAGCTTTGCATGACAAAACCTTGCATGCATTGGCCGTGGCCGCATCGAGCTACACCAGCGGCGTGCACTGGACTTTTTGCCAAACCGCATTAGGTAAGCCGCTCACCAATTGGAGCAGACCGGGTCGGCGCACAGAGTTTCAGCACATCACGATTGAGCACTTAATGGCATCCAGCGCGCTGCCGTTTATCTTTCCGTCAACACCACTTTGGGTCGATGAACACCGCGAGTATTTCGGCGATGGCTCCATGCGCCAAAGCTCGCCGCTCTCGCCGGCCATTCATCTGGGTGCATCCCGAGTACTGGTGATAGGTGTAGGTCAGCCCGAACGCGCCGGTCTGGCTGGTGCAGCTGACAACAGCGGCAACCGACCAACGCTAGGCGCGATCGCCGGCCACGCCATGGCCAGCGTATTTCAGGACACCCTACAAGCCGATGTAGAGCAAGCTCAACGAATGAGTAAAACGCTCAATCAATTACCGCGCGAGATAGCCGCCATGTTGCCCTACAAACCGGTTGAGGTGATGTCGATTTCACCCTCCCGATCGCTGGACGCGATGGCGCAGCAGCATGTTGGCGAGTTACACCCGGCTACTTATAACGCGCTGTCCGGCCTTGGTGCACTAGGCAGCAAAGCCAGCCCGGGTGGCGCTGCATTGGCCAGCTACTTGCTTTTTGAACCCGGCTTTGTCAAGGACTTAATAGCATTGGGCGAGCGTGACGCCTATGCGCGCAAAAGCGAATTACTAACGTTTTTTGGCTTTGGCAGCGACGCGGCAGCCAACGGCGCTATGCACTTCTGA
- the hpf gene encoding ribosome hibernation-promoting factor, HPF/YfiA family encodes MNLTISGHHLEVTPALRSYVTSKLDRITRHFDQVVDVKVLLTVDNMKEKEKRQRAECNVHVKGADLFAESSHADLYAAVDELTDKLDRQVVRHKTKTQDHHHTTAKRQDALND; translated from the coding sequence ATGAATTTGACGATTAGTGGTCATCATCTTGAAGTCACGCCAGCGCTGCGTAGCTACGTGACAAGCAAGCTCGATCGAATTACCCGACATTTTGATCAAGTAGTGGATGTCAAAGTGCTTTTGACGGTGGACAACATGAAGGAAAAGGAAAAACGTCAGCGGGCTGAGTGCAACGTGCATGTCAAGGGCGCTGATTTGTTTGCAGAGAGTTCACACGCAGATTTGTACGCAGCAGTCGACGAGTTGACCGATAAGCTCGACCGACAGGTTGTTCGTCACAAGACTAAGACTCAAGACCACCACCACACCACAGCCAAACGTCAGGACGCGTTGAACGATTGA
- a CDS encoding PTS sugar transporter subunit IIA, producing the protein MNRLSQILPPTQVLVSVEATSKKRAFEEAGLLFENQHGLNRALITDSLFARERLGSTGLGHGVAIPHGRIKGLKAPMAAVFQLHAPIGFDAPDEQAVALLIFLLVPEAATQKHLEILSEIAELLSDSALREQLKSCNDAVQLHQMIASWRSAQLAGG; encoded by the coding sequence ATGAATCGTCTTTCCCAAATTTTGCCCCCCACTCAGGTTCTGGTCAGCGTAGAAGCGACCAGCAAAAAGCGCGCTTTTGAAGAAGCTGGCTTGCTGTTTGAAAATCAACACGGCCTCAATCGTGCCTTGATTACCGACAGTCTCTTTGCGCGCGAGCGTTTAGGCTCTACTGGTTTAGGCCATGGCGTTGCAATTCCGCATGGTCGTATCAAGGGCCTCAAAGCGCCCATGGCGGCCGTGTTTCAATTGCATGCGCCGATTGGTTTCGATGCGCCAGATGAGCAGGCTGTGGCCTTGCTTATCTTTTTGTTGGTCCCTGAAGCTGCGACCCAAAAACACCTTGAAATCCTTTCTGAAATTGCTGAGTTGCTCAGCGACAGTGCCTTGCGTGAGCAGCTCAAGTCATGCAATGACGCGGTCCAGCTGCATCAGATGATTGCCTCTTGGCGCTCAGCTCAACTGGCTGGCGGTTAG
- the hprK gene encoding HPr(Ser) kinase/phosphatase, translating to MKPTAISADVLFEDHRAALKWEWVAGLGASERRFDEVAVRAARSGADLVGYLNYIHPYRVQILGEREVAYLTNGASEEDCKRRISRIITLEPPVLVVGDGQVAPDTLLSMCERAQLPMFATPESAAFVIDVLRAYLSKHFADRTSMHGVFMDILGMGVMITGESGLGKSELGLELISRGHGMVADDAVDLYRINQTTIEGRCPDLLQNLLEVRGIGLLDIKAIFGETAVRRKMRLKMIVHLVRSETMERDYERIPYEPLTQDVLGIPVRKVVIQVEAGRNIAVLVEAAVRSAILQLRGINIYQEFVERHRKAMEQG from the coding sequence GTGAAACCAACCGCAATCAGCGCCGACGTCCTGTTTGAAGATCACCGGGCGGCTTTGAAGTGGGAATGGGTCGCCGGACTTGGTGCTTCAGAGCGCCGGTTTGACGAAGTTGCGGTACGCGCCGCCCGCTCTGGTGCGGATTTGGTGGGATACCTCAATTACATTCATCCCTACCGGGTACAAATCTTGGGCGAGCGCGAAGTTGCTTATCTCACCAACGGTGCTAGTGAAGAAGACTGTAAGCGCCGTATTTCCCGCATTATCACGCTAGAACCTCCGGTGCTGGTGGTCGGCGACGGTCAGGTCGCGCCAGACACCTTGCTGTCCATGTGTGAGCGCGCTCAGTTACCGATGTTTGCAACGCCAGAGTCAGCCGCTTTTGTGATCGACGTTTTGCGTGCCTATCTGTCCAAGCATTTTGCTGACCGCACCTCTATGCATGGCGTGTTCATGGATATTTTGGGCATGGGCGTGATGATTACTGGTGAGTCAGGTCTCGGCAAAAGCGAGCTCGGACTTGAATTGATCTCACGCGGCCATGGCATGGTCGCCGACGATGCTGTCGATCTCTACCGCATCAACCAAACCACTATAGAAGGCCGCTGCCCTGACTTGTTGCAAAATTTGCTAGAAGTGCGCGGCATAGGCTTGTTAGATATCAAAGCTATCTTTGGCGAGACCGCGGTGCGCCGCAAGATGCGCCTGAAGATGATTGTCCACTTGGTGCGCAGTGAGACTATGGAGCGCGACTATGAGCGCATTCCCTACGAGCCGCTGACCCAAGACGTGTTGGGTATTCCGGTGCGCAAGGTCGTCATACAAGTTGAGGCCGGACGCAACATTGCGGTGCTGGTCGAGGCCGCCGTGCGCAGTGCTATTTTGCAGCTGCGCGGCATCAATATTTATCAAGAATTTGTCGAGCGGCACCGCAAAGCGATGGAGCAAGGCTAA
- the fur gene encoding ferric iron uptake transcriptional regulator, which translates to MSNINELKNTGLKATLPRLKILEIFQAGKQRHMTAEDVFKVLLLNSSDIGLATVYRVLTQFEQAGLLNRSNFESGKAIYELNEGQHHDHLVCLDCGKVEEFFDAEIEKRQSAVAKDKGFSIADHSLSIYANCTKVECPSRNTTRQAHG; encoded by the coding sequence ATGAGCAATATTAACGAGCTAAAAAATACCGGCTTAAAAGCAACGCTACCGCGCCTGAAAATTCTTGAGATTTTTCAGGCTGGCAAACAACGCCATATGACGGCCGAAGATGTGTTTAAGGTGCTGTTGCTAAACAGCTCAGACATCGGCTTGGCCACTGTCTACCGGGTGCTGACGCAGTTTGAACAAGCCGGTTTACTCAATCGCAGCAACTTCGAATCCGGCAAAGCGATTTATGAGCTCAATGAAGGCCAGCATCACGACCACTTAGTCTGCCTAGACTGCGGCAAGGTGGAAGAGTTTTTTGATGCGGAAATCGAAAAACGCCAATCAGCAGTCGCCAAAGACAAAGGCTTTAGCATCGCCGACCACTCTCTGTCGATTTACGCCAACTGCACCAAAGTCGAGTGCCCCAGCCGAAACACCACACGCCAAGCGCACGGATAG
- a CDS encoding outer membrane protein assembly factor BamE, which produces MPAKNSFSIRSAQSSALALFAGLLLSACAGTSTGSSAINPVNWITPYKIDVIQGNFVSSEQVALLKAGMTRPQVKEVLGTPLITSIFHADRWDYVFTFKRQGVQSQSYRYSVFFKGDRLESFSGDDMPSESEFITRLDNQRKLGKVPALQATPEQLKAAEAQRGAKPAVQAAPLAAPAGAQAATYPPLERPAQ; this is translated from the coding sequence ATGCCCGCAAAAAACAGTTTCAGCATACGTTCAGCGCAAAGCTCAGCGCTCGCCCTCTTTGCCGGTCTGCTGCTCTCGGCTTGCGCCGGCACCAGCACTGGTAGTAGTGCTATCAACCCAGTTAACTGGATCACGCCTTATAAAATCGATGTTATCCAAGGCAATTTCGTCTCAAGTGAGCAAGTTGCACTATTAAAAGCTGGCATGACCCGGCCGCAGGTCAAGGAAGTGCTGGGCACGCCGCTGATCACTAGCATTTTTCACGCCGACCGCTGGGACTATGTGTTTACCTTTAAGCGCCAAGGTGTGCAGTCCCAGTCATACCGCTATAGCGTGTTTTTTAAAGGCGATCGCCTTGAATCATTCAGCGGTGATGACATGCCTAGCGAGAGTGAATTCATCACCCGTCTAGACAACCAGCGCAAGCTAGGTAAGGTGCCGGCCTTGCAAGCCACGCCAGAGCAACTCAAAGCGGCAGAGGCGCAGCGTGGCGCTAAGCCCGCGGTGCAAGCCGCTCCCTTAGCGGCTCCAGCCGGCGCGCAAGCCGCGACTTATCCGCCACTTGAGCGTCCCGCACAATGA